In Bacteroidota bacterium, the DNA window AAGATATTCTCCGGGGTCGGTGCATCCGCATTATGCGCATCGAGCAATCGAACGTTGACCACCGTCGTCTTTCCGACTTCGACATGCTCGTCGGTTTCGAGACGGATCTTCACCGGCCGATTCGCTGCCATTGCCGTTGTACATCCGACAATCGAGAATACTGCAAGAAGAGTTGCTATGCGGCGGAATGGGAAGCATCGCCGGCACGCAAGGGTACGAGAAACGTTGCCAAGCATAGTGACCTCATGAATGTGAATGATGAAATGACAAGAGTCGTACATCGGCACGAATGCTTTAGTGCCGCTCTCCGATCAGAGGATACGGCGCATACATCACCCTCCTGCGTGTCCGGCAGTATACAATACAATGAATACAATAATGATAAGGCTACACAGATATTACGCGAACTGCATCCCTTGCTGCTGATCGACGACGTCGATGACGAGCGGCAAGTAGCGATCGAGCTGACATTCGACGGTGTCTCGCTCGTTACAGTTCGCGATCGAACCGTATTCGCACTCGCGGCAGATATTGCGGCGCACTGCGCCGACATAATCTTCGAGACGTTCGCTATTGGTTTGCTGGATGATATTGACGATCGTTTCGAAGTTGGAGGCGATCGTGCATTCTTTGTTTCCGCCGATGCGGCAGTTTCCGTATTGGTCCGAGTCGATGCAATGCAAACAGACCCGTTCCCTCATAGCATCAATATACCGGTCCATGATATTTCCCTTTCTGCTGTGACCGGCCATGCCGGTCCTATGGTTGTGTGTTCATTTCGAGAGAGAGTGTGTCAACGGAATCACGTGAAGATGAGCAGACCTGCGACACCGGTCACGATGGTTCTGTGGTATGGGATCGTTCGAGTCCGGCGGCACGTGTGTCTGGGTGCGTCAAACTTTCACTCTCCCTACCGAATATGGTAGAGCGGGGTGGGCTTACACTTGTTCGACGCGCCGGGGTTCTCCGCGCACGAGGGAGATCAGGTAGTAGATCGTACCAATGACGATCAACAACAACCCGACCACCGCGAACTCGACGAATGCCAGCGGATGATTGCTCATTAACGAGGCGAGCGTTCCGACGAGTGCGATGAGCATGATGATCGCTGCTTTGCGGATCCTGCGTTCCATTGCGGTTACTTGCGTGCTCATGGTCTGTCCTTTCGTCTATCGGTGGGTGGTTAGTTGGCTTTCGGAGCTTCCGAACCCGTCGAACTGGGGGAAGCGCTGCTGCCGGAGGTCGAGTCGGTCGTCGTCGGCGCGGTCGCGGCATGCGGCACCTGGCCTGGCGTCCAAAAATCCGCTTTGTCGAGCTCTTTCACATTATGGATCACGTCATGGCAACCGCTCGTCATACACGAGATCTGGTTATGCTTGAGCGAATCCATCATGAGCGGCGTCTGCATGTGTGCCGATTTTTCTTCGAAGCTGCGCGCACCGTCGTGACAATGCAGACATTCGCGGTTGTTATATTTCTCGTACAGCTTGATGGTGTCGGGAATGGTGCCGATGTATTGGTAATACAGATGACGCAGACCGCGGATCTTCGCGGCAAAGTCGCCGTACATCGTGTACTCGGTATGGCATGTGAAGCAGGCCTGATCGCTCGGAATGCGATGGTTCT includes these proteins:
- a CDS encoding NapC/NirT family cytochrome c, which codes for MNILMGLIVLAILVELLLIFKPAITREQGGKILAFVGILMLPVIVGAFSLQEHMEKSKKTEFCLSCHVMGKYGKSLHVDDKEWIPAVHFQNHRIPSDQACFTCHTEYTMYGDFAAKIRGLRHLYYQYIGTIPDTIKLYEKYNNRECLHCHDGARSFEEKSAHMQTPLMMDSLKHNQISCMTSGCHDVIHNVKELDKADFWTPGQVPHAATAPTTTDSTSGSSASPSSTGSEAPKAN